From the genome of Onthophagus taurus isolate NC chromosome 5, IU_Otau_3.0, whole genome shotgun sequence, one region includes:
- the LOC111418274 gene encoding zinc finger protein 182-like isoform X1, protein MEMYETSSHSLFEPEITVKQTLDEEGCIYIKQEHDTIIENVRIHPPKTKKQKQQACKVCGKLLSSPSSYYVHMKVHSGSKPFQCTECEATFCRKTYLEVNFKVHMRTHTGERPFQCEYCEKRFTQKSSLNTHKRSHTGERPYSCNVCNRAFAVKNYLIAHRWTHVSDKQLKCVHCCLEFTSRSQYILHSKTHLFDCSHECHFCGRVFAKESYLIRHVHKVHKEERNNDLVTANNVQ, encoded by the exons ATGGAAATGTACGAAACCTCATCACACAGCTTATTCGAACCCGAAATTACGGTAAAACAAACTTTGGACGAGGAGGGTTGTATTTACATTAAACAGGAACACGATACCATTATAGAGAATGTTCGTATTCATCCT ccTAAAActaagaaacaaaaacaacaaGCTTGTAAAGTATGCGGAAAACTTTTATCCTCACCTTCGAGTTATTACGTTCATATGAAAGTTCATTCTGGAAGTAAACCTTTTCAATGTACCGAGTGTGAAGCTACGTTTTGTCGAAAAACTTATTTAGAGGTTAATTTCAAg gttCATATGAGAACACACACAGGTGAACGTCCATTTCAATGCGAATACTGTGAGAAAAGATTCACTCAAAAATCTAGTTTAAACACCCACAAACGAAGTCATACAGGAGAACGACCGTATTCTTGTAACGTGTGTAATCGCGCTTTTGcggttaaaaattatttaatcgcACACAGATGGACCCATGTTAGCGATAAACAACTAAAATGCGTACATTGTTGTTTGGAATTTACGTCACGTAGCCAATACATTTTGCACTCGAAAACTCACCTCTTTGACTGTAGTCACGAGTGTCATTTTTGCGGGCGAGTTTTCGCTAAAGAATCGTATTTAATCCGCCACGTACATAAAGTTCACAAAGAGGAAAGAAATAACGATTTAGTTACGGCTAATAatgtgcaataa
- the LOC111418274 gene encoding zinc finger protein 182-like isoform X3, producing MEMYETSSHSLFEPEITVKQTLDEEGCIYIKQEHDTIIENPKTKKQKQQACKVCGKLLSSPSSYYVHMKVHSGSKPFQCTECEATFCRKTYLEVNFKVHMRTHTGERPFQCEYCEKRFTQKSSLNTHKRSHTGERPYSCNVCNRAFAVKNYLIAHRWTHVSDKQLKCVHCCLEFTSRSQYILHSKTHLFDCSHECHFCGRVFAKESYLIRHVHKVHKEERNNDLVTANNVQ from the exons ATGGAAATGTACGAAACCTCATCACACAGCTTATTCGAACCCGAAATTACGGTAAAACAAACTTTGGACGAGGAGGGTTGTATTTACATTAAACAGGAACACGATACCATTATAGAGAAT ccTAAAActaagaaacaaaaacaacaaGCTTGTAAAGTATGCGGAAAACTTTTATCCTCACCTTCGAGTTATTACGTTCATATGAAAGTTCATTCTGGAAGTAAACCTTTTCAATGTACCGAGTGTGAAGCTACGTTTTGTCGAAAAACTTATTTAGAGGTTAATTTCAAg gttCATATGAGAACACACACAGGTGAACGTCCATTTCAATGCGAATACTGTGAGAAAAGATTCACTCAAAAATCTAGTTTAAACACCCACAAACGAAGTCATACAGGAGAACGACCGTATTCTTGTAACGTGTGTAATCGCGCTTTTGcggttaaaaattatttaatcgcACACAGATGGACCCATGTTAGCGATAAACAACTAAAATGCGTACATTGTTGTTTGGAATTTACGTCACGTAGCCAATACATTTTGCACTCGAAAACTCACCTCTTTGACTGTAGTCACGAGTGTCATTTTTGCGGGCGAGTTTTCGCTAAAGAATCGTATTTAATCCGCCACGTACATAAAGTTCACAAAGAGGAAAGAAATAACGATTTAGTTACGGCTAATAatgtgcaataa
- the LOC111418274 gene encoding zinc finger protein 25-like isoform X4, with the protein MEMYETSSHSLFEPEITVKQTLDEEGCIYIKQEHDTIIENPKTKKQKQQACKVCGKLLSSPSSYYVHMKVHSGSKPFQCTECEATFCRKTYLEVHMRTHTGERPFQCEYCEKRFTQKSSLNTHKRSHTGERPYSCNVCNRAFAVKNYLIAHRWTHVSDKQLKCVHCCLEFTSRSQYILHSKTHLFDCSHECHFCGRVFAKESYLIRHVHKVHKEERNNDLVTANNVQ; encoded by the exons ATGGAAATGTACGAAACCTCATCACACAGCTTATTCGAACCCGAAATTACGGTAAAACAAACTTTGGACGAGGAGGGTTGTATTTACATTAAACAGGAACACGATACCATTATAGAGAAT ccTAAAActaagaaacaaaaacaacaaGCTTGTAAAGTATGCGGAAAACTTTTATCCTCACCTTCGAGTTATTACGTTCATATGAAAGTTCATTCTGGAAGTAAACCTTTTCAATGTACCGAGTGTGAAGCTACGTTTTGTCGAAAAACTTATTTAGAG gttCATATGAGAACACACACAGGTGAACGTCCATTTCAATGCGAATACTGTGAGAAAAGATTCACTCAAAAATCTAGTTTAAACACCCACAAACGAAGTCATACAGGAGAACGACCGTATTCTTGTAACGTGTGTAATCGCGCTTTTGcggttaaaaattatttaatcgcACACAGATGGACCCATGTTAGCGATAAACAACTAAAATGCGTACATTGTTGTTTGGAATTTACGTCACGTAGCCAATACATTTTGCACTCGAAAACTCACCTCTTTGACTGTAGTCACGAGTGTCATTTTTGCGGGCGAGTTTTCGCTAAAGAATCGTATTTAATCCGCCACGTACATAAAGTTCACAAAGAGGAAAGAAATAACGATTTAGTTACGGCTAATAatgtgcaataa
- the LOC111418274 gene encoding zinc finger protein 182-like isoform X2: MEMYETSSHSLFEPEITVKQTLDEEGCIYIKQEHDTIIENVRIHPPKTKKQKQQACKVCGKLLSSPSSYYVHMKVHSGSKPFQCTECEATFCRKTYLEVHMRTHTGERPFQCEYCEKRFTQKSSLNTHKRSHTGERPYSCNVCNRAFAVKNYLIAHRWTHVSDKQLKCVHCCLEFTSRSQYILHSKTHLFDCSHECHFCGRVFAKESYLIRHVHKVHKEERNNDLVTANNVQ, encoded by the exons ATGGAAATGTACGAAACCTCATCACACAGCTTATTCGAACCCGAAATTACGGTAAAACAAACTTTGGACGAGGAGGGTTGTATTTACATTAAACAGGAACACGATACCATTATAGAGAATGTTCGTATTCATCCT ccTAAAActaagaaacaaaaacaacaaGCTTGTAAAGTATGCGGAAAACTTTTATCCTCACCTTCGAGTTATTACGTTCATATGAAAGTTCATTCTGGAAGTAAACCTTTTCAATGTACCGAGTGTGAAGCTACGTTTTGTCGAAAAACTTATTTAGAG gttCATATGAGAACACACACAGGTGAACGTCCATTTCAATGCGAATACTGTGAGAAAAGATTCACTCAAAAATCTAGTTTAAACACCCACAAACGAAGTCATACAGGAGAACGACCGTATTCTTGTAACGTGTGTAATCGCGCTTTTGcggttaaaaattatttaatcgcACACAGATGGACCCATGTTAGCGATAAACAACTAAAATGCGTACATTGTTGTTTGGAATTTACGTCACGTAGCCAATACATTTTGCACTCGAAAACTCACCTCTTTGACTGTAGTCACGAGTGTCATTTTTGCGGGCGAGTTTTCGCTAAAGAATCGTATTTAATCCGCCACGTACATAAAGTTCACAAAGAGGAAAGAAATAACGATTTAGTTACGGCTAATAatgtgcaataa
- the LOC111418276 gene encoding eukaryotic translation initiation factor 5A: MADIEDTHFETADSGASATYPMQCSALRKNGFVMLKSRPCKIVEMSTSKTGKHGHAKVHLVGIDIFTGKKYEDICPSTHNMDVPHVKREDYQLTDISDDGYLCLMADNGDLREDLKIPDGEVGAQLRSDFEAGKELLCTVLKSCGEEVVIAVKTNTALDK, encoded by the exons atggCAGACATCGAGGACACCCACTTTGAAACCGCCGATTCCGGCGCTTCCGCCACCTACCCCATGCAATGTTCTGCATTGCGTAAAAACGGATTCGTCATGCTCAAATCTAGACCatgcaaaattgttgaaatgtCCACCTCAAAAACTGGTAAACACGGACACGCCAAAGTACATTTAGTTGGCATCGATATATTTACAG gtaAAAAATATGAAGATATTTGTCCCTCTACACATAACATGGATGTACCTCACGTAAAACGCGAAGATTACCAGTTGACTGATATTTCCGATGATGGTTATTTGTGTTTAATGGCCGATAACGGGGATTTACGTGAAGATTTGAAAATCCCTGATGGTGAGGTTGGTGCCCAGTTGCGTAGCGATTTCGAGGCAGGAAAAGAGCTCCTTTGTACTGTTTTAAAATCTTGTGGGGAAGAG GTGGTTATTGCAGTTAAAACAAATACCGCACTCGACAAATAA
- the LOC139429794 gene encoding putative autophagy-related protein 11 translates to MARTKKNSSEEIRKKKRECEKRRREKIKNNPERKEIEQIKKHELYKNAKKKGIVKSIKDLSNREKRVQRKKWKENSKRYREKRQALKNLRKNTPPTSSDTGTSDELDEDNSQVEAININVENNGNGSSCSFNNNSISTKLGTTITKENRNALSRQKTQGRKVMLRNRAKCYRTLGKVRKENSNLKRQLDMYKKKYYRLKNKSKTEKDTPNSNVNKLLKGVKNVPQEVKKHLLFGEVIKQELTNNFQALTDCKRKQAFAKVIKGKMLKKYRLLKFARSFLPYSLWKKQLHSDDILCYNRKNRQKIPELRKLVGKFFIADENSRLAPGKKDTITRNLRKKQKRYLNATMKTLHKQFKKQHDISISYSTFCKLRPFWVVPQKLAERNTCLCVLHENMNLLIQALWRVNILKESSTQNVLCTMCCDIRKETCLNRICQSCNTNKLLFNVHPEKWNMSYPYQQWTTKKEERVSEKTKKTILVQRTLKQKMHAKPHEIITKLNILLPKFINHSLNILHQFNEINELKRNLQEHELLLHIDFSENYCYKYPEEA, encoded by the coding sequence ATGGccagaacaaaaaaaaattcaagcgAAGAAATTCGAAAGAAAAAGCGTGAGTGTGAAAAGAGAAGGcgtgaaaaaataaaaaacaatcctgaaagaaaagaaatcgaaCAGATAAAAAAGCATGAATTATACAAGAATGCAAAGAAAAAGGGAATAGTTAAGTCTATAAAAGATTTATCAAATCGTGAAAAACGTGTTCAGAGAaagaaatggaaagaaaattcTAAGCGATACAGAGAAAAAAGACAAGCTTTGAAAAACTTACGAAAAAATACGCCACCTACCAGTTCAGATACAGGCACATCAGATGAACTAGATGAAGATAATTCTCAGGTAGAAGCAATTAAcataaatgttgaaaataatgGAAATGGTTCGTCCTgctcatttaataataattcaatatcTACGAAATTAGGCACAACTATAACTAAGGAAAACAGGAATGCTCTAAGTAGGCAAAAAACTCAGGGCAGAAAGGTAATGTTGAGGAACCGTGCGAAATGCTACAGAACATTAGGAAAAGTCAGAAAAGAAAACAGTAACTTGAAACGGCAGTTAGACATGTATAAGAAAAAGTATTAtagattgaaaaataaatcgaaaacaGAAAAGGATACGCCAAATTCTAACGTAAATAAGCTTCTCAAGGGTGTAAAAAATGTTCCACAAGAAGTgaaaaaacatcttttatttGGGGAGGTTATAAAACAAGagttaacaaataattttcaagcTTTGACGGattgtaaaagaaaacaagCATTCGCTAAAGTTATCAAAGGAAAGATGCTGAAAAAATACAGACTACTTAAATTTGCAAGAAGTTTTTTACCCTATTCATTGTGGAAAAAACAATTACACTCAGACGATATATTGTGTTACAACCGCAAGAATAGACAAAAAATTCCAGAATTGAGAAAACTTGtaggaaaattttttatcgctgATGAAAATTCAAGATTAGCTCCAGGAAAGAAAGATACTATCACAAGAAACTTacgaaaaaaacaaaaacgttATTTAAATGCAACTATGAAGACACTACACAAACAATTTAAGAAACAACATGACATTTCTATTTCCTATTCCACTTTCTGTAAACTGCGACCATTTTGGGTAGTTCCCCAAAAACTAGCTGAAAGAAATACATGTTTATGTGTTCTACATGAAAATATGAATCTACTAATACAAGCACTATGGAGGGTAAATATCCTAAAAGAATCGTCTACACAAAATGTTCTTTGTACAATGTGCTGTGACATCAGAAAGGAAACATGCTTAAATCGTATCTGTCAAAGTTgcaatacaaataaattactatttaACGTTCATCCTGAGAAGTGGAATATGTCATATCCTTATCAACAGTggacaacaaaaaaagaagaacGTGTTAGcgagaaaactaaaaaaacgattttagtCCAACGTACATTAAAGCAAAAGATGCACGCAAAACCACATGAAATAATTaccaaattaaatatattgcttccaaaattcataaatcatAGTCTAAATATACTACAtcaatttaatgaaataaacgaACTTAAACGAAATTTACAAGAACATGAACTCTTGTTGCACATTGACTTTTctgaaaattattgttataagTATCCCGAAGAAGCATAA